In Primulina huaijiensis isolate GDHJ02 chromosome 16, ASM1229523v2, whole genome shotgun sequence, a single genomic region encodes these proteins:
- the LOC140960848 gene encoding sister chromatid cohesion protein PDS5 homolog C-like isoform X2 has product MPTLSDMELEEQLTAAGNALSQPPSSLDELLRLLDRIEELLSKVEQSPAKSMLTALSPLMDALITKYFLKHSDVDVKVGVASCVGEITRITAPDAPYDDDKMKDVFHLIVSSFEDLSDTSSRSHHKRASILETVAKVRSCVIMLDLECDQMIIEMFQHFLKAIRVHHSEIIFASMETVMTLVIEESEDISSELLNPILDTLKRNNKEVLPIAKKLAEKVIQNCALKLRPYLTQALKTSDTNFDDYSGVVASTCEPNASTGGHSNENISKYRKVVKEGSAETPVLDKDAPVTRSPKSISSINEIMTEETIPDAHYSNMADSSRNVEDKSMSKNVSNDLGARKPKISGLKVETDAKRKGRQFKPDNNLAVSSDLLDDQKQNEQVPCHQDIAAKDGSPDEILSVEADISLDNVDDVSIHPLQLKAVEKVDVNLASSTQSPGIPANSRSKKAGRANRKENLGTKETKKALEGTDILKAKQQRRSLKKKSDKTIDKDKVLAEEVLSKNDRMSTSDSEARSLDPTEKLGDASNKVEDGSSLSQKEVRKKGAQKKPDSLKFYSKEDHGQDMVASPRTPLKSSKNEDSVEETKRMSNKRKRSPGIQKTSETKEYGEELVGSKVKVWWPKDQMFYEGVISSFDSVKKKHMVLYNDGDKEVLNLGRERWELVGDDSFAAVGKSIEHSSPDASSDMKKKGFPISELSSKRRKIDGSLKSKSTSSGKPKDVKSGGKSGSKFKDDGKAELKSKSNSKSSGKSIADPVKDKNPSQKHRGKSHEDSAKTSGRSRDDVAKTSSHSKPDRHRNVNSKGNTPQSGRSSSVNGTGTAKSSSSKLKETDHIKGKTIDLAKSQESIRGKSPDSAKSQESETKAAKKRRR; this is encoded by the exons CGAATTGAGGAACTTCTATCAAAAGTGGAGCAGTCACCTGCCAAATCCATGCTAACTGCCCTTTCACCGCTAATGGATGCGTtgattacaaaatattttctaaagcATTCTGATGTTGATGTAAAAGTAGGTGTGGCTTCTTGCGTCGGTGAGATCACCCGAATTACTGCCCCAGATGCTCCATATGATGATGACAAAATGAAG GATGTTTTTCACTTGATTGTATCATCTTTTGAGGATTTGTCAGACACATCTAGCAGATCTCATCATAAGAGGGCCTCTATTCTTGAAACTGTGGCAAAAGTCAGGTCTTGTGTCATCATGTTGGATTTAGAATGTGATCAGATGATCATTGAGATGTTTCAGCACTTTCTTAAAGCTATAAG AGTTCATCATTCAGAAATCATTTTTGCATCCATGGAGACCGTTATGACACTGGTCATAGAAGAAAGTGAAGATATCTCTTCAGAGCTACTCAATCCCATTTTAGATACCTTGAAAAGGAACAATAAG GAGGTTCTTCCAATCGCAAAGAAATTAGCTGAGAAAGTTATTCAGAATTGTGCACTGAAGCTTAGACCTTATTTAACACAAGCATTAAAAACTTCAGATACTAATTTTGATGATTATAGCGGAGTTGTAGCTTCCACATGCGAGCCAAATGCTAGTACTGGTGGGCACAGTAATGAAAACATCTCCAAATACCGGAAG GTGGTTAAAGAGGGTTCAGCTGAGACACCTGTGCTGGATAAAGATGCCCCTGTGACAAGATCACCCAAGTCAATTAGCAGTATCAATGAGATCATGACTGAAGAAACAATTCCTGATGCACACTATTCAAACATGGCAGATTCTAGCCGAAATGTCGAGGACAAATCAATGTCCAAAAATGTATCTAATGATTTGGGTGCTCGAAAACCAAAGATCTCGGGGCTTAAAGTGGAAACCGATGCTAAGAGAAAGGGAAGACAGTTTAAACCTGATAATAATTTAGCAGTGTCTTCAGATCTTCTTGATGATCAGAAACAAAATGAGCAAGTGCCATGTCACCAAGACATTGCAGCTAAAGATGGTTCACCTGATGAGATTCTCTCTGTTGAAGCTGACATATCTTTGGACAATGTTGATGATGTTAGTATTCATCCTCTGCAATTAAAAGCAGTTGAGAAAGTGGATGTAAATTTAGCATCTTCAACTCAAAGCCCTGGCATACCTGCCAATAGTCGATCTAAGAAGGCTGGTCGAGCAAACAGGAAGGAGAACTTGGGTACAAAAGAGACTAAGAAGGCACTTGAAGGAACAGATATTTTAAAAGCAAAACAGCAGCGTCGCTCATTGAAAAAGAAATCTGACAAGACAATTGACAAGGATAAAGTTTTGGCGGAAGAAGTTTTATCCAAGAATGATCGTATGAGTACCAGTGATTCAGAGGCAAGATCACTGGATCCAACTGAAAAGTTGGGGGATGCTAGTAACAAGGTGGAGGATGGATCCTCTTTGTCACAGAAAGAAGTAAGGAAAAAGGGTGCACAAAAGAAACCTGATAGTTTGAAATTTTATTCCAAAGAAGATCATGGACAA GACATGGTTGCCTCACCAAGGACTCctttaaaatcatcaaaaaatgAGGACAGTGTGGAAGAAACTAAAAGGATGAGTAATAAGAGAAAACGATCTCCAGGCATACAGAAA ACATCTGAGACTAAAGAGTACGGGGAGGAATTGGTTGGCTCAAAAGTTAAGGTCTGGTGGCCAAAAGATCAGAT GTTTTATGAAGGTGTTATTTCTTCTTTTGATTCTGTCAAGAAGAAGCATATG GTGTTGTATAATGATGGCGACAAAGAAGTACTAAATCTAGGAAGGGAGCGATGGGAATTGGTTGGAGATGATTCATTTGCTGCCGTG GGCAAATCTATTGAGCATTCAAGTCCTGATGCATCCTCAGACAT GAAGAAGAAAGGTTTTCCCATTTCTGAATTGTCAAGCAAGCGGAGGAAGATAGACGGTTCACTTAAAAG CAAGTCCACATCTTCTGGTAAGCCGAAAGATGTAAAGTCTGGTGGGAAATCTGGAAGCAAATTTAAGGATGATGGCAAAGCAGAGTTGAagtccaaaagtaactcaaaatcCAGTGGGAAATCTATAGCAGATCCTGTCAAGGATAAAAACCCTTCTCAGAAACACAGGGGCAAATCTCATGAAGATTCTGCCAAGACATCTGGTAGATCTAGAGATGATGTTGCCAAAACTTCGAGCCACTCGAAACCAGACCGCCATCGAAATGTCAATTCTAAAGGTAATACTCCACAAAGTGGCAGATCCAGTAGTGTCAACGGAACAGGGACAGCAAAATCTAGTTCGTCAAAGTTGAAAGAAACTGATCACATTAAGGGAAAAACCATTGACTTGGCAAAATCACAAGAATCCATCAGAGGGAAATCACCAGATAGTGCGAAGTCTCAAGAAAGTGAAACTAAGGCTGCAAAAAAGCGAAGGAGATGA
- the LOC140960848 gene encoding sister chromatid cohesion protein PDS5 homolog C-like isoform X1: MPTLSDMELEEQLTAAGNALSQPPSSLDELLRLLDRIEELLSKVEQSPAKSMLTALSPLMDALITKYFLKHSDVDVKVGVASCVGEITRITAPDAPYDDDKMKDVFHLIVSSFEDLSDTSSRSHHKRASILETVAKVRSCVIMLDLECDQMIIEMFQHFLKAIRVHHSEIIFASMETVMTLVIEESEDISSELLNPILDTLKRNNKEVLPIAKKLAEKVIQNCALKLRPYLTQALKTSDTNFDDYSGVVASTCEPNASTGGHSNENISKYRKVVKEGSAETPVLDKDAPVTRSPKSISSINEIMTEETIPDAHYSNMADSSRNVEDKSMSKNVSNDLGARKPKISGLKVETDAKRKGRQFKPDNNLAVSSDLLDDQKQNEQVPCHQDIAAKDGSPDEILSVEADISLDNVDDVSIHPLQLKAVEKVDVNLASSTQSPGIPANSRSKKAGRANRKENLGTKETKKALEGTDILKAKQQRRSLKKKSDKTIDKDKVLAEEVLSKNDRMSTSDSEARSLDPTEKLGDASNKVEDGSSLSQKEVRKKGAQKKPDSLKFYSKEDHGQDMVASPRTPLKSSKNEDSVEETKRMSNKRKRSPGIQKTSETKEYGEELVGSKVKVWWPKDQMFYEGVISSFDSVKKKHMVLYNDGDKEVLNLGRERWELVGDDSFAAVGKSIEHSSPDASSDMRRKKKGFPISELSSKRRKIDGSLKSKSTSSGKPKDVKSGGKSGSKFKDDGKAELKSKSNSKSSGKSIADPVKDKNPSQKHRGKSHEDSAKTSGRSRDDVAKTSSHSKPDRHRNVNSKGNTPQSGRSSSVNGTGTAKSSSSKLKETDHIKGKTIDLAKSQESIRGKSPDSAKSQESETKAAKKRRR, from the exons CGAATTGAGGAACTTCTATCAAAAGTGGAGCAGTCACCTGCCAAATCCATGCTAACTGCCCTTTCACCGCTAATGGATGCGTtgattacaaaatattttctaaagcATTCTGATGTTGATGTAAAAGTAGGTGTGGCTTCTTGCGTCGGTGAGATCACCCGAATTACTGCCCCAGATGCTCCATATGATGATGACAAAATGAAG GATGTTTTTCACTTGATTGTATCATCTTTTGAGGATTTGTCAGACACATCTAGCAGATCTCATCATAAGAGGGCCTCTATTCTTGAAACTGTGGCAAAAGTCAGGTCTTGTGTCATCATGTTGGATTTAGAATGTGATCAGATGATCATTGAGATGTTTCAGCACTTTCTTAAAGCTATAAG AGTTCATCATTCAGAAATCATTTTTGCATCCATGGAGACCGTTATGACACTGGTCATAGAAGAAAGTGAAGATATCTCTTCAGAGCTACTCAATCCCATTTTAGATACCTTGAAAAGGAACAATAAG GAGGTTCTTCCAATCGCAAAGAAATTAGCTGAGAAAGTTATTCAGAATTGTGCACTGAAGCTTAGACCTTATTTAACACAAGCATTAAAAACTTCAGATACTAATTTTGATGATTATAGCGGAGTTGTAGCTTCCACATGCGAGCCAAATGCTAGTACTGGTGGGCACAGTAATGAAAACATCTCCAAATACCGGAAG GTGGTTAAAGAGGGTTCAGCTGAGACACCTGTGCTGGATAAAGATGCCCCTGTGACAAGATCACCCAAGTCAATTAGCAGTATCAATGAGATCATGACTGAAGAAACAATTCCTGATGCACACTATTCAAACATGGCAGATTCTAGCCGAAATGTCGAGGACAAATCAATGTCCAAAAATGTATCTAATGATTTGGGTGCTCGAAAACCAAAGATCTCGGGGCTTAAAGTGGAAACCGATGCTAAGAGAAAGGGAAGACAGTTTAAACCTGATAATAATTTAGCAGTGTCTTCAGATCTTCTTGATGATCAGAAACAAAATGAGCAAGTGCCATGTCACCAAGACATTGCAGCTAAAGATGGTTCACCTGATGAGATTCTCTCTGTTGAAGCTGACATATCTTTGGACAATGTTGATGATGTTAGTATTCATCCTCTGCAATTAAAAGCAGTTGAGAAAGTGGATGTAAATTTAGCATCTTCAACTCAAAGCCCTGGCATACCTGCCAATAGTCGATCTAAGAAGGCTGGTCGAGCAAACAGGAAGGAGAACTTGGGTACAAAAGAGACTAAGAAGGCACTTGAAGGAACAGATATTTTAAAAGCAAAACAGCAGCGTCGCTCATTGAAAAAGAAATCTGACAAGACAATTGACAAGGATAAAGTTTTGGCGGAAGAAGTTTTATCCAAGAATGATCGTATGAGTACCAGTGATTCAGAGGCAAGATCACTGGATCCAACTGAAAAGTTGGGGGATGCTAGTAACAAGGTGGAGGATGGATCCTCTTTGTCACAGAAAGAAGTAAGGAAAAAGGGTGCACAAAAGAAACCTGATAGTTTGAAATTTTATTCCAAAGAAGATCATGGACAA GACATGGTTGCCTCACCAAGGACTCctttaaaatcatcaaaaaatgAGGACAGTGTGGAAGAAACTAAAAGGATGAGTAATAAGAGAAAACGATCTCCAGGCATACAGAAA ACATCTGAGACTAAAGAGTACGGGGAGGAATTGGTTGGCTCAAAAGTTAAGGTCTGGTGGCCAAAAGATCAGAT GTTTTATGAAGGTGTTATTTCTTCTTTTGATTCTGTCAAGAAGAAGCATATG GTGTTGTATAATGATGGCGACAAAGAAGTACTAAATCTAGGAAGGGAGCGATGGGAATTGGTTGGAGATGATTCATTTGCTGCCGTG GGCAAATCTATTGAGCATTCAAGTCCTGATGCATCCTCAGACAT GCGCAGGAAGAAGAAAGGTTTTCCCATTTCTGAATTGTCAAGCAAGCGGAGGAAGATAGACGGTTCACTTAAAAG CAAGTCCACATCTTCTGGTAAGCCGAAAGATGTAAAGTCTGGTGGGAAATCTGGAAGCAAATTTAAGGATGATGGCAAAGCAGAGTTGAagtccaaaagtaactcaaaatcCAGTGGGAAATCTATAGCAGATCCTGTCAAGGATAAAAACCCTTCTCAGAAACACAGGGGCAAATCTCATGAAGATTCTGCCAAGACATCTGGTAGATCTAGAGATGATGTTGCCAAAACTTCGAGCCACTCGAAACCAGACCGCCATCGAAATGTCAATTCTAAAGGTAATACTCCACAAAGTGGCAGATCCAGTAGTGTCAACGGAACAGGGACAGCAAAATCTAGTTCGTCAAAGTTGAAAGAAACTGATCACATTAAGGGAAAAACCATTGACTTGGCAAAATCACAAGAATCCATCAGAGGGAAATCACCAGATAGTGCGAAGTCTCAAGAAAGTGAAACTAAGGCTGCAAAAAAGCGAAGGAGATGA
- the LOC140960848 gene encoding sister chromatid cohesion protein PDS5 homolog C-like isoform X3 yields the protein METVMTLVIEESEDISSELLNPILDTLKRNNKEVLPIAKKLAEKVIQNCALKLRPYLTQALKTSDTNFDDYSGVVASTCEPNASTGGHSNENISKYRKVVKEGSAETPVLDKDAPVTRSPKSISSINEIMTEETIPDAHYSNMADSSRNVEDKSMSKNVSNDLGARKPKISGLKVETDAKRKGRQFKPDNNLAVSSDLLDDQKQNEQVPCHQDIAAKDGSPDEILSVEADISLDNVDDVSIHPLQLKAVEKVDVNLASSTQSPGIPANSRSKKAGRANRKENLGTKETKKALEGTDILKAKQQRRSLKKKSDKTIDKDKVLAEEVLSKNDRMSTSDSEARSLDPTEKLGDASNKVEDGSSLSQKEVRKKGAQKKPDSLKFYSKEDHGQDMVASPRTPLKSSKNEDSVEETKRMSNKRKRSPGIQKTSETKEYGEELVGSKVKVWWPKDQMFYEGVISSFDSVKKKHMVLYNDGDKEVLNLGRERWELVGDDSFAAVGKSIEHSSPDASSDMRRKKKGFPISELSSKRRKIDGSLKSKSTSSGKPKDVKSGGKSGSKFKDDGKAELKSKSNSKSSGKSIADPVKDKNPSQKHRGKSHEDSAKTSGRSRDDVAKTSSHSKPDRHRNVNSKGNTPQSGRSSSVNGTGTAKSSSSKLKETDHIKGKTIDLAKSQESIRGKSPDSAKSQESETKAAKKRRR from the exons ATGGAGACCGTTATGACACTGGTCATAGAAGAAAGTGAAGATATCTCTTCAGAGCTACTCAATCCCATTTTAGATACCTTGAAAAGGAACAATAAG GAGGTTCTTCCAATCGCAAAGAAATTAGCTGAGAAAGTTATTCAGAATTGTGCACTGAAGCTTAGACCTTATTTAACACAAGCATTAAAAACTTCAGATACTAATTTTGATGATTATAGCGGAGTTGTAGCTTCCACATGCGAGCCAAATGCTAGTACTGGTGGGCACAGTAATGAAAACATCTCCAAATACCGGAAG GTGGTTAAAGAGGGTTCAGCTGAGACACCTGTGCTGGATAAAGATGCCCCTGTGACAAGATCACCCAAGTCAATTAGCAGTATCAATGAGATCATGACTGAAGAAACAATTCCTGATGCACACTATTCAAACATGGCAGATTCTAGCCGAAATGTCGAGGACAAATCAATGTCCAAAAATGTATCTAATGATTTGGGTGCTCGAAAACCAAAGATCTCGGGGCTTAAAGTGGAAACCGATGCTAAGAGAAAGGGAAGACAGTTTAAACCTGATAATAATTTAGCAGTGTCTTCAGATCTTCTTGATGATCAGAAACAAAATGAGCAAGTGCCATGTCACCAAGACATTGCAGCTAAAGATGGTTCACCTGATGAGATTCTCTCTGTTGAAGCTGACATATCTTTGGACAATGTTGATGATGTTAGTATTCATCCTCTGCAATTAAAAGCAGTTGAGAAAGTGGATGTAAATTTAGCATCTTCAACTCAAAGCCCTGGCATACCTGCCAATAGTCGATCTAAGAAGGCTGGTCGAGCAAACAGGAAGGAGAACTTGGGTACAAAAGAGACTAAGAAGGCACTTGAAGGAACAGATATTTTAAAAGCAAAACAGCAGCGTCGCTCATTGAAAAAGAAATCTGACAAGACAATTGACAAGGATAAAGTTTTGGCGGAAGAAGTTTTATCCAAGAATGATCGTATGAGTACCAGTGATTCAGAGGCAAGATCACTGGATCCAACTGAAAAGTTGGGGGATGCTAGTAACAAGGTGGAGGATGGATCCTCTTTGTCACAGAAAGAAGTAAGGAAAAAGGGTGCACAAAAGAAACCTGATAGTTTGAAATTTTATTCCAAAGAAGATCATGGACAA GACATGGTTGCCTCACCAAGGACTCctttaaaatcatcaaaaaatgAGGACAGTGTGGAAGAAACTAAAAGGATGAGTAATAAGAGAAAACGATCTCCAGGCATACAGAAA ACATCTGAGACTAAAGAGTACGGGGAGGAATTGGTTGGCTCAAAAGTTAAGGTCTGGTGGCCAAAAGATCAGAT GTTTTATGAAGGTGTTATTTCTTCTTTTGATTCTGTCAAGAAGAAGCATATG GTGTTGTATAATGATGGCGACAAAGAAGTACTAAATCTAGGAAGGGAGCGATGGGAATTGGTTGGAGATGATTCATTTGCTGCCGTG GGCAAATCTATTGAGCATTCAAGTCCTGATGCATCCTCAGACAT GCGCAGGAAGAAGAAAGGTTTTCCCATTTCTGAATTGTCAAGCAAGCGGAGGAAGATAGACGGTTCACTTAAAAG CAAGTCCACATCTTCTGGTAAGCCGAAAGATGTAAAGTCTGGTGGGAAATCTGGAAGCAAATTTAAGGATGATGGCAAAGCAGAGTTGAagtccaaaagtaactcaaaatcCAGTGGGAAATCTATAGCAGATCCTGTCAAGGATAAAAACCCTTCTCAGAAACACAGGGGCAAATCTCATGAAGATTCTGCCAAGACATCTGGTAGATCTAGAGATGATGTTGCCAAAACTTCGAGCCACTCGAAACCAGACCGCCATCGAAATGTCAATTCTAAAGGTAATACTCCACAAAGTGGCAGATCCAGTAGTGTCAACGGAACAGGGACAGCAAAATCTAGTTCGTCAAAGTTGAAAGAAACTGATCACATTAAGGGAAAAACCATTGACTTGGCAAAATCACAAGAATCCATCAGAGGGAAATCACCAGATAGTGCGAAGTCTCAAGAAAGTGAAACTAAGGCTGCAAAAAAGCGAAGGAGATGA